One stretch of Tenrec ecaudatus isolate mTenEca1 chromosome 18, mTenEca1.hap1, whole genome shotgun sequence DNA includes these proteins:
- the CHST4 gene encoding carbohydrate sulfotransferase 4 encodes MPNKRRLVLLLVSQTAIIALFFHLSSYNFRAPPQKEAPRPVHVLILSSWRSGSSFVGQVFGQHPDVFYLMEPAWHVWMSFTQSTAWQLHMAVRDLVRSVFQCDMSVFDAYMPPGPRTQSSLFQWETSRALCSPPACHMLPPGQVISQAHCKTLCKGQPFEVVEAACRSYSHVVLKEVRFFNLQVLYPLLSDPSLNLRIVHLVRDPRAVFCSRQHTVAELMADSRIVLGEKWRQLKKEDWPYHVMEAICESQRDILEAVQLLPKALRQRYLLVRYEDLVRAPTAQTARMYDFVGLKFFPWLQTWVQNITQGKGMGKHPFHTDARNALNVSQAWRWTLPFEKVTRLQEICSETMTLMGYHHIMSEQQQRNLSLTLVSALGVSEQDDQEG; translated from the coding sequence ATGCCCAATAAAAGGAGGCTGGTACTTCTGCTGGTTTCCCAGACGGCGATCATCGCTCTGTTCTTCCACCTGTCCAGCTACAACTTCCGCGCTCCGCCTCAGAAGGAGGCGCCCAGGCCCGTGCACGTGCTCATCCTGTCTTCGTGGCGCTCCGGCTCGTCGTTTGTGGGGCAGGTGTTTGGGCAGCACCCGGACGTCTTCTACCTCATGGAGCCCGCCTGGCACGTCTGGATGAGCTTCACGCAGAGCACGGCCTGGCAGCTGCACATGGCCGTGCGCGACCTGGTCCGCTCCGTCTTCCAGTGTGACATGAGCGTCTTCGATGCCTACATGCCGCCGGGTCCCCGGACCCAGTCCAGCCTGTTTCAGTGGGAGACCAGCCGAGCCCTGTGCTCCCCACCGGCCTGCCACATGTTACCCCCGGGACAGGTCATCTCCCAGGCTCACTGCAAGACGCTGTGCAAGGGGCAGCCCTTCGAGGTGGTGGAGGCGGCCTGCCGCTCCTACAGCCACGTGGTGCTCAAGGAGGTGCGCTTCTTCAACCTGCAGGTGCTCTACCCGCTGCTCAGCGACCCGTCCCTCAACCTGCGCATCGTGCACCTGGTGCGGGATCCCCGGGCCGTGTTCTGCTCCCGCCAGCACACCGTGGCGGAGCTCATGGCCGACAGCCGCATCGTCTTGGGGGAGAAGTGGAGACAACTCAAGAAGGAGGACTGGCCCTACCACGTGATGGAGGCCATCTGTGAAAGCCAGCGGGACATCCTGGAGGCCGTCCAGCTCTTGCCCAAAGCCCTGCGGCAGCGCTACCTATTAGTGCGCTACGAGGACCTGGTCCGGGCGCCGACGGCCCAGACTGCCCGAATGTATGATTTTGTGGGGCTGAAATTCTTTCCCTGGCTCCAGACCTGGGTGCAAAACATCACCCAAGGCAAGGGCATGGGCAAACATCCCTTCCACACGGATGCTAGGAACGCCCTCAATgtctcccaggcctggcgctggACCCTGCCTTTCGAAAAGGTCACTAGGCTACAGGAAATCTGTTCTGAGACCATGACTTTGATGGGCTACCACCACATCATGTCTGAGCAACAGCAGAGAAACCTGTCACTGACTCTTGTGTCTGCCTTGGGGGTCTCCGAGCAAGACGACCAAGAGGGTTAA